The Dreissena polymorpha isolate Duluth1 chromosome 9, UMN_Dpol_1.0, whole genome shotgun sequence genome contains the following window.
gtagcataaaaatatatacaagtcATGTTGTAAACAAATTTTAGATTCAGATATCTTAATACACAGAATGTCATCTTCGCTTGTAAACACTAAAGTATCTTTGCTAGTGAGTTCAtttcgaatgtaaacaataattccACCGGATGCCCGTTTGcttgattttaataattgtgttctatttaaaacataatgatcaaaaccatttacatttaaatctgagAACTCGTTCGTCCAAGTTTCAGTAAGCAAAACAATATCATGCGATGAAAACACATTAATCAGCTCACTCGATTGTAATTTATTTACACGTCTTGTCGATAATCCTTGGACATTCAATAATGCTATTCGCAGATTGGCCTCCTGTAAAACGTCCTAGATTTTCACCTGTCGCGCATCGTCGGTTGCAACTGGCACACATTTTCTATTTTCCACGTGATTCCCGTTTGTAGGTGTATTTTCGCTAGCTGGTGTTAAGTTTACTATGCTATTTATAGCGCTGGTCAAACCTACAGCGCTATTTTTATTGTCGGGGAAAACCGTTTTgtcactttttattttatttttactagcGCTGCCCTGACGCCTGTACGGAACAGATGACTGTGACCTGCGCTCGGCCCTATCAGTGGACCTATTTGCGATTCTCGTCCGGCCCCTTGTAGGCGTTGTCTCGTCGCGACTTAATGTTGGGTTGTCGTTGTCAGCAGCGATGGATTTGATCGCCGTCTCGTCTTGCGTATTTGCTGGCTTGGTGCTTAAAATTAGAGTTGGCTGTTTCAAATATTGTGTGATATTTGGGGTCTTAAACGATGTAAAGCTTGTGGGTTGGTTAGTAATGCTTAGCATTTTGCTGCCCATTGCGCCCTGATCAGTTGTGCTGACGGGAATTGCTGTACTGTTTGTGTCGACTTCGCTATTCGTGCTCGACGGTGCCGTCTCCCGGAAACCTGTGGGGACAGGGTCGCATGTCTCCATCGGGGCTCGATCCTGTGAGCTGGGTACGTTTGGCGGGACGACAACTTGTGTGACGGACTGGCTCAACTTTCTCTCAGCAGAGGTCAGGGGTAGTTCATGTACTTGTGGGTGATGTGGCCTTATTGGTGTTATATGATCGAGCTTGGCTAGTCTGTTTGCTCCTATGAATTGGCTCCACTCTGGCAACTCATCTTGTATTAGATTGCCGTCCTGGATTAGCTTGGCGGGGTAAATAAGTTGGACCCTCGACCGAGGATCCCGATTTTTCAGCTCTTTGAACTTTGGCCACAGGCGTCCGCGCGCCTCTTGTATTTCTCTTGGGAAATCATGGTCAACGGAGAATGGTGTGTTTTTCAGGCGTCTGACGTTACTCATAATATGTTCTACGTCACCAAAATCCCGAAAATTAGCAATTATTGGCCTGTGCTGATGCTGCCGCAGAGAGTTTCTCTGGCCGAGTCTGTGTGCTCGAGCGATGTACACGCACTGGCTATCTATGTCAAGATGATTCTTAAGGAAATCCTGCAGTATTTTCGTGCAATTCTCACCATAATTTTCAATAAACCCACGGAATATGAGGTTATTTCGCCGTGCTCTAGCTTCCATGTCAATAGATTTGTAAGCTAATGTCTTGAGGAATCTCGTCTGAGCATTCGTAGTACTGACGACCTGGCACAATTTATCCGTTACATTTGCAACAGTGTCATGCAAGCGTGATAATTCTCGGCTACAGTTCACTTGTTCGTTTCGAATAAATCGCAGCTCGTCGAACATGTGTACCATTTTATTGTCTAGTGAACTCTGTGCAAAATCTTGTCTGGACACTTGGGACAACATTTGACCAGTTTGACCAGTTTGATTACAGCCCACATAATTAGGCGGATCGGACAAaacaccatatctgttttgaattGGTAGACAAAAGTCTTGATTATCCATGTTTGTAAGCGACGCTTGTAAAGTTTATTTACCTTTATATATAGTCCAATCAATTTGACGAGGTAGTAAACCGGTTTTCAATAACACATCACGATGCACATATGATAATCCATATTCCTTTGTTCGCGCACagtgaaaaaatcaaagaaataaaaagtaGCCATACAGACACATTTTTTACGGCGTACAATCTTCCGAtgagtttatatatttatattaccaTCCTTTTTGCACTATCCACGAATTTTAACAGCTTTTAAcacatgaaaacatttatttttattaacttttattgTCCGGTTTGAAAAAATCCGCCATCATAGCAGGGGCGATCACTCCCCATCAGATATGCCCAACACAATATTCCACgcaatgaacgttattgtttatgttgtaatgacactgatttagaagacgaatatcattttatatgtatatgccgatgttacatcgatttaagaaaaaaatatataagtaatacatattatattaatccatctgtgtataaatttcacaaattattagtttcttgtgatagattagtaatttccaatgtatgcaaatatataaaagaagctctagttgtaagaaatacaatcctaaataatactgttgaaTAGATTTTACCACCCCTCGTTAGAACTTATGTGTTCTtaccatatattatgtttatttgtattgattttatgttatataatgttatgttattattcgcattcacgtgacagaatatgatgtgtatttttagtattaagacgatgtactattgtataagtctgaataaactatgtctgtctgtctgtctgtctgtctgtctgtattttGACTAGTCAAGGAAAGAAtagcagcgaatggaagcaactgctacaggaggtcgtagactatGGCCTGATAATTGCTGACGCAAGTTTTTtctccttctttgagaaggcccttaCCCCTAGACATATTTTTCCCCTCtaaaagtttgattttttttaaacctttaattggGCATTTTCAGGTCCCAATTGGGAATaatatataccgtaattactctatgttttcggacacttaaaaataataaagaaaattcgTGTCCGAACACTtagataagaaaaatattaacaaaattttgagacataaaTAACgaacgaaaactcgtgtgtccgaaaataaagagtcacgaaaaataattatttttgctaaaaaagggggagtccgaaaacttagagtgtccgaaaacatagagtaataacGGTACTTTTTGTACTTTGGGAATGGGGCCCTGGATTTGAACGGGTACAAAATTACTGACAAAGCTATTAAAACTTAGTATTTATAagttttgaaaggaaatcactgaaaaggGCTACGaagagatagttaacatgtttgttgaaaagaaaaacagattcataaatttgccgagcaacagataagaatttggcagaattcagtatttaaaataattgagtaccgagaattgagtaatgtcAACTTCTAAATTAATGGttaattggtaaaaaaataagtaaaattgaaacaacaaatcgatctcattatataagttaacctgatcaaGTGTATAAAAATggtgtataattaaattatttgttgccttgaatttgtttgaaaacagtaaaatatgttaaattgattatttaagactttcattatttcaccCCAAAAATAGGCGTTTCGCACATTTTTTCTCCTAAaaaggcaaggtctttcccaaaatcagataaaaaaaagcTGTGACGttattaatttgtgaaaaaaaatggtggaagcaattaGAGAGGTGATAAGGATAATCGTcattagtttaaacctgtaagtttcagAAATCTAAAACCTTTAATATtattgtgaattcacaccaatgtttaaagcttaagaatTCCGAAAGGTGCTAATTTACTCGTTATATTCAATGAATTTTTATCACAAAATAAGgatttataagcattaaaattcaccttacAAAGTGCCAAAttccaaaaaataataaatatatatatagggaggggggacccctccctGGTTGGGCCCTCCCCCCAGTAAACCGTTTTTATTTACATCGCAAACGTTATCATCCTAAAAGATGCAGGTTAATATTTGTATGTTAAACGAAACTATCGTTATATGATAAAATAACACTGAATAAGAACTTCAAGATATATTACAATACAAAGTTGAACACACAACGATTGCATATATGTTTGAATTATTTGCAGTGAATAGAACAATACTGTACATATGCACGTGTGCATGTATATTAACTCAGGCAAATAACATACTTTTCAGGGAACAACGTAGCTGCAAATATGAATTGTTCTGTTAATAAACGCGATATCAACAATAGTTAAACAGATAAAATACGTTTTTTGTAAGATATTACCGGTAATTgtacaataataatgataataataattaaaataataattaaaaataacaataataaattataaaaattagcACACAGGTAACACATTTATCGTATCTGGTGTCATCTCAAAACGGTGGACGTGTCGTTTTGTACCTGCGATCTTGCTGAAAGAAAACAATCGATCGTTATTTTGTTACATCTTTCCGACCTAAAAGAGAAACAAAACACCACTAACATGTAACCGTTAACTTATTCTACTACGACTTGCGAGTTGTTTTTCTGCAGGCAAAGAAGACAAATCAGTGCggaatattttacaaaaagaaGCATTTAACTGTGAAAGAAGTTCCGACAATTAAAGAAATTATATATATCTAGTAAAATGCGGCGGATAAACGCGATCAAGCAAGTATTATCTCTTTAACATAAACATTGGTATAACTGATTCAAGCGGATAATTAATGAACGTATGCAAGGTTTTTCGTGCTCGTGACAGCAATAATCAAGTCGCCAATGCGATAAAAACCCTTCCAAGTTACTCGCCCATTCTATAACACACATATTATAATGTAACTGAACTAACACGCTTATTAGATCCCTTTCGTCGATGTCATAATAAAATGCATCCGCACCGAACTAACCCGCCAATGCTATTATACCACGAGAATGTATTAGAACAATTCACCGCGCACTTGCCTGAACACATTCGCCAACCCATTATCGCAATTATATATGCTTCACCAAACTCGCCAATGCTATTATTACACGAGTATTTGTTGAGCTATTCACCGCGCACTTGCCTGAACACATTCGTCGCCAAGCCATTATCGCTATCATATTTGCTTGAAACAACTCGCCGATTCTAGTATTACACGAGTTTTTATTATAGCTATTCACCGTGCACTTGCCTAGACACATTCGACAAACCATTATCGCTCTCATATATTCTTGAACAAACTCGCCAATtcaattttagaatgcatacttGACTGAAACAACTAGCAAGTGCCATAATAGCACGTATTTGTGTGCACTTCATGTATTTGCCTAAACTTAGTCGCCATAGCTGGTGCTCCATTCATCGCACACACTTGCGTGCATCAACTCGCCGGTGCCATTAAAGCTTACATATTTGCCTTAACAAACTCGACAGTCTCAGTACAGAATGTATACTTGCTTGAACTAACTAGCCAGTGCCGTTATAGAACTCAAACTAGCTTAACCACATAATCGATGACATAATAGCACGCATATGTGCATTAACCAACTCGCCTGTGACATAATAACACGCTTACTTTCCATAACCAAGTCGACATTTTAACCGATTACTTGCCTGCACCAACTCGCCATGGTCGATAAAGAACGCGTTTTTACTTTAACTAACTCGTCATTGGCGTGAAAGCCCGCATAGAACCAATAAGCCGTTTACATTATGATTTATTGCACGCGTACTTGCCTGAACCAACTCGCCTATGCAGTATTTCGCCATCGTGTCGACCGCAGACGCGGAGTGGCCCTTTGACTGGAATGAAATGGTCGCGTCCGATCCTGCGTTCTCCAGAATTATTTCCTCGCCTCCTGGATGCTGGGAAAGTTAAGAAATAAGCgaaataattttacaataatattttgttgagtaGAATGGAAAATATGGCGTCTGTAATAAATAAATCGCTCACACAAAACTCATTTTTACGatcatgcatttaaaatattaagATATTAAGCAGAAAAACACCACGGGTCCAAAACTAACATTGTGTGGATATACTGAGCAATTAAGAGCGGTTTCGCTCGTTAATTGCCATAAACAATAATCAACATTCAAATCTACCATTTATGATATAAGCGAAAACCATTTCTTGTTAACATATGTACTGCAAAACGAATTGCACTTAATTCGTCTGCCAGAATCAATTGAGTAAATGAATAAACTAGCATATATATTGTATcgtatgtaaaataaataaactagcATTTATAGTGTACCGTATGCAAAAAGTCCGTGACGTCATATACTTTATCGGCAATCACAATCCAACATGATGACGCATCGGAGTGGAAGCTGACGTCTTCTAACGTAAACTGACCTACATCGGGAGCTGGTTTTGGTTCAAAAACTGGTTCCACTTCTACTAACTGCAAGGTTGAGAATAAAAATTGGCAATACATTATTTTGAATGCGTACTTGAAATTCGCACGTCTTAGAAGTATATGAAGCAAGACTATGCATAATTTCTATTCGATGTGTTACGCACTTTTTTCTGAATGTAAAGTAATATTCCTAAACAGTTATACATACAGAtacgttttttatttattgtgttatcGTGAGTACTTATACTAACTTTCATATGCACATCGATTATTACACCCTAATATGTAACtaaaataataacacatcatTTATAATTCCTTCATTACGTTGTACACAATGATGAATAattt
Protein-coding sequences here:
- the LOC127845458 gene encoding cytochrome b5-like isoform X1; the encoded protein is MDGFTGVDFKKGLSRFVQTLLDSSSKLVEVEPVFEPKPAPDVGQFTLEDVSFHSDASSCWIVIADKVYDVTDFLHTHPGGEEIILENAGSDATISFQSKGHSASAVDTMAKYCIGELVQASTRAINHNVNGLLVLCGLSRQ